Part of the Deinococcus grandis genome, CCAGTGGTCGAGGTCGCTGGGCAGCGTGAGTTCCAGCATGGGTTGCCGTTCGGGGATCAGGTCCGGCAGGAGGTGACGCAGGCGGTTGAGTTCCACCCGCAGGTTGCGCAGCGCGTCCCCGGACTGCCACAGCAGTTCCGCGAGATGCTCGCGGTGGAAGGGGCGGCGTTCCAGCGTCAGGTACGCGAGCAGCGCGGCGCCCTTGGCGGACACCGGGACGGGCTTGGCGGCGCGGCTGAGGTACGTGTGGCCGAGGACGTGCAGGGTCAGGTCACGGGCAGGCATGTCTTCTCCCTCCGGAAGGCGCGCTGGGGGGGAAGCGCCGGGTGGTCAGGGTTTGCGGGGCGGGTCTGCGGGCGTGGTCAGGATCTCGTACAGTTCACGGATGTACCGGGCGCGGGCGCGGGTCCAGTCCTCGCCGGTGCGGCCGCCGTGATCGAGACTGCCGATGCTGGACAGGTCGGTCGCGATCTCGAGCGCGCGGGTATTGAAATCCGTCGTCACCAGATTCAACTTTTCGCTCATGTTTCATGCTATCAGAGTCCGCCGCCCCCCCCGCCAAGGGGACAGGCCCGGTGGCGTTGCAGGGCCGGCAGCGCCCGCCAGAGGCACTCCGGGACGCATTCGCCCGCCACGCGGCGGGTGGGGCGTTAACGCCCGTGTAGCGGCGCAGCGACCGGATTAACGTTCGTGAACGGCCCTCATAAATACCATGCGGCCATCATCTTCGCCTGATCACGACCGGCCCCCCGAGTCCCACCCGGTCGTGCGGAGGCCCGTATGACCCGCGCCCTCACTGACCCGGTCTCGTCTGCCCACTGGAGGCCACATGCACGTTGCTCTGCTCTGTGAAGGCACGTACCCGCACGCTGGCGGCGGCGTGAGCGTCTGGTGCGACCAGCTGATCCGCGGTCTGCCCGAACACCGCTTCCAGGTGTACGCCCTGACCGCCCAGCACGAGGTCACGCCCGGCGACCTGCCGGAAAACGTCCAGCGGCTCGAGAGCGTGCCGCTGTGGTCGCTGCAGCCGCTGCCGCGGCGCGCCCGGACAGGAGCGGGCCACGCCGACCGGCGGGACGCGCTGGACGGCTTCGCGCAGCTCATGTACGCGCTGTTCACGCCCGGCAGTGACCCGGAGGTGATGCTGGGCGGCCTGCGCCGGCTGCACACCTACGCGCAGGCCACGGACCTGGAGGCACTGCTGACCGGTCGGGGCCGCGCCGAGCAGATCTACGACCTCTGGAGCCGCGCCGCGCAGCCCACCCGCAGCCAGCAGCGCCCGGAGGGGGACCTGCTGCTGCAACCCACCCTGGCGGACGCCGTGCAGGCGACGCTGTGGCTGTCGCGCTTCCTGCGGCCGCTGAGCGTGCGCCCCCCGGCGGCGGACCTGACCCACGCGACCGGGAACGGCCTGTCGACGCTGCTGGCCTTCACGGCGAAATGGGCGTACGGCACGCCGTTCGTGCTGACCGAGCACGGCATCTACCTGCGCGAACGCTACCTGGAGCTGCGGTTCACGAGCCACAGCCCGGCGTTCAAGTCGTTCCTGCTGCGCTTCTACGGCTGCCTGACCCGCGCGGCATACCGCATGGCGGACCTGATCACGCCCGGCTCGCGGTACAACGAACGCTGGGAGGTCCGCGAGGGCGCCGACCCGGCGCGGATCATGGCGGTGTACAACGGCGTGAACCCGGCGGCCTTCCCGCCCAGCGCGGCCGAACCCGCGCAGCCCACCATCAGCTGGGTGGGCCGCATCGATCCCCTGAAGGATCTCGAGACGCTGATCCGGGCGTTCGCGCTGGTGCGGGAGCAGCTGCCCGGCGCGCAGCTGCGCATGTTCGGGTCCGTGCCGCGCGGCAACGAGGACTACGCCCGGTTCTGCCACTCACTGACGCAGGAGGTCGGGGTGCAGGGCAGCGCCACCTTCGAGGGGCACGTCCCGGCGGTCGTGGACGCGTATCACGCCGGTCACATGGTCGCCCTGACCAGCATCAGCGAGGGCTTCCCGTACACCCTGATCGAGGCGATGGCGACCGGCCGCGCGACCGTGTCCACCGACGTGGGCGGCGTGAGCGAGGCCGTCGGGGAAGCCGGGCTGGTCGTGCCGTCCCGCGATCCGCACGCCGTCGCGCGGGCGTGCGTGCAGCTGCTGTCCAGCGCGCCGCTGCGCGAGCGGCTGGGCCGCGCCGCGCGCCAGCGGGTGCTGTCGCAGTTCACGCTGGACTCGTTCCTGGACGTGTACCGCGGGCTGTACCCGCAGGTCGCGCGGCCCGCGCGGGTGCCCGCGTGAGCGCCACGCTGCGCCGCACGCCGGACACCGAGCGGCGCGAGCGCCTGCCCGCCGCGTGGTCGGGCCGGGACCGCCGCGCACCGGACCCGCTGGCGCAGCTGTCCCGCCGCCTGGAGGGCGCCTGCCAGGGCGCGGTGCAGCCGCTGGAACTCGCCGCGATCCTGGAAGCCGAGGGGTACACCGATCAGCTGGTCCGCACGCGCTTCGGCACGCCGGACGTGTTCGCGTGCGCGCAGCTGCTGTACCGGCGCGTGCCGTTCCGCCCGCCGGACGTGACGGCCAGCACCCTGCCGCGCCCCGTGCCGCTGGGACGCGACCTGACGCGCGGCGTGATCTACCTGATGCCCGCCCTGTGGACCCCGTTCGCGCTGCCGCTGACGCCCGGCATGGGCGCGGCGCAGGTCACGACCGCCGGACTGCTGACCGCCACGCTGTTCGGCTGGGGCTGGATGCAGGGCGTCGCGTACCGGGGTTACCAGGCGCTCGTGCGCGGCCCGGCGCCCGCCGCGCGGACCCTGGCGGTCGCGGGCGTGCAGGCGACGGTCCTGACGGCGGCGCTGGCCGCCGGGGTGGCCTGGATGCTGGACCTGCCGGTCCTGCTCACGGCGGGCGTGGCCCTGGCGATGGGCACGTACCTCGCGAGTGCCACGGCGCTGCTCGTGCTGGGGCAGGAGGCGCGGCTG contains:
- the pelF gene encoding GT4 family glycosyltransferase PelF → MHVALLCEGTYPHAGGGVSVWCDQLIRGLPEHRFQVYALTAQHEVTPGDLPENVQRLESVPLWSLQPLPRRARTGAGHADRRDALDGFAQLMYALFTPGSDPEVMLGGLRRLHTYAQATDLEALLTGRGRAEQIYDLWSRAAQPTRSQQRPEGDLLLQPTLADAVQATLWLSRFLRPLSVRPPAADLTHATGNGLSTLLAFTAKWAYGTPFVLTEHGIYLRERYLELRFTSHSPAFKSFLLRFYGCLTRAAYRMADLITPGSRYNERWEVREGADPARIMAVYNGVNPAAFPPSAAEPAQPTISWVGRIDPLKDLETLIRAFALVREQLPGAQLRMFGSVPRGNEDYARFCHSLTQEVGVQGSATFEGHVPAVVDAYHAGHMVALTSISEGFPYTLIEAMATGRATVSTDVGGVSEAVGEAGLVVPSRDPHAVARACVQLLSSAPLRERLGRAARQRVLSQFTLDSFLDVYRGLYPQVARPARVPA